One part of the Scatophagus argus isolate fScaArg1 chromosome 12, fScaArg1.pri, whole genome shotgun sequence genome encodes these proteins:
- the LOC124068352 gene encoding small integral membrane protein 32-like has product MLRQILLNSTNTPDFDLVLMAQSSTHAPSSLNASHGGSVSVAALLRPTTGRGGGGLREGELHKPDLITYIVMCLLLFLLVLLIVFFINCQLRNSFFASMPYDRSLREARTSYK; this is encoded by the coding sequence ATGCTGAGGCAGATCCTCCTCAACTCTACCAACACCCCAGACTTCGATCTGGTGCTCATGGCCCAGTCCTCCACGCACGCCCCCTCTTCCCTAAACGCCTCCCACGGCGGCTCGGTCAGCGTGGCCGCTCTTCTGAGACCCACCACGGGGCGAGGGGGAGGAGGGCTCCGGGAGGGCGAGCTGCACAAACCGGACCTGATCACATACATAGTCATGTGCCTACTTCTCTTCCTGCTGGTGCTGCTCATTGTGTTCTTCATCAACTGTCAGCTCCGGAACTCTTTCTTCGCCTCCATGCCATATGATAGGTCGCTGAGAGAGGCCCGGACCTCCTACAAGTAG